The proteins below are encoded in one region of Peptoniphilus sp. GNH:
- a CDS encoding DNA polymerase — protein MKRLSIDLETYSSFDLGKSGVYKYAESEDFEILLFAYSIDDGEVKVIDLASGEIIHEEILQALKDESIEKWAFNANFERVCLSRFLGERLKPQGWYCTMIWSAYLGLPLSLEKVGEVLKLDKQKMNEGKALIRYFSIPCKPTKTNGMRTRNLPHHDLEKWSTFMEYNQRDVETEMAIKKKLSAFPMPQSEWENYCIDQNINDRGILIDEVLVDSAIKFDEILREENMDRAIELTGLENPNSPLQLKEWLNKKGLEIDSLAKKDVESALKNAEGDIKEVLELRQELSKSSVRKYDAMKNVKGKDNRARGLIQFYGANRTGRYSGRLIQVQNLRRNNLKDLELARSLVKNGNYETLEILYESPSDILSQLIRTAFIAKEGTRFIISDFSAIEARVLAWLAGEQWVLDAFENGEDIYCRTASRMFGVQVEKHGINGHLRQKGKIATLACGYQGALGALKAMGGIEMGLSEDELQSIVDSWREANPNIVCLWWDIDSVVKRVVKTRTKEEYKSLVISYEKGILFIELPSKRRLAYPKAKIGMNRFGGESIVYEGIVVGNKWDKIESYGGKFVENIVQAIARDILAEAMMRLEKKGFNIVMHIHDEVVIESDSSSIEEVNEIMSVVPEWADGLILDADGFESEFYKKD, from the coding sequence ATGAAGAGATTGTCCATAGATCTTGAGACCTATTCTTCATTTGATTTAGGCAAAAGTGGTGTATATAAATATGCCGAGAGTGAGGATTTTGAAATCCTCCTCTTTGCCTATTCTATTGATGATGGAGAAGTTAAGGTAATAGATTTGGCAAGTGGAGAGATTATTCATGAAGAAATATTACAAGCATTAAAGGATGAATCTATTGAAAAGTGGGCATTTAATGCAAACTTTGAAAGAGTGTGCCTATCAAGATTCCTTGGCGAAAGGCTAAAACCTCAAGGTTGGTACTGCACCATGATTTGGTCAGCCTATCTAGGGTTACCTCTATCGCTTGAAAAAGTAGGAGAGGTTTTAAAACTTGATAAACAAAAGATGAATGAAGGGAAAGCTCTCATAAGATATTTCTCTATTCCTTGTAAACCTACTAAGACCAATGGTATGAGGACAAGAAATTTACCACATCATGATTTAGAAAAGTGGTCTACCTTTATGGAATATAACCAAAGAGATGTGGAAACAGAAATGGCTATAAAGAAAAAACTATCAGCCTTTCCTATGCCTCAATCAGAATGGGAAAACTACTGTATAGATCAGAATATCAACGATAGAGGAATTTTAATTGATGAAGTTTTAGTTGATTCAGCAATTAAATTCGATGAAATATTACGAGAAGAAAATATGGACAGAGCCATAGAATTAACTGGTCTTGAAAATCCAAATTCTCCCTTACAGCTAAAAGAATGGCTAAATAAAAAGGGATTAGAGATAGATTCCTTAGCTAAAAAAGATGTAGAGTCTGCTCTTAAAAATGCTGAAGGAGACATAAAAGAAGTATTGGAACTTAGACAAGAATTATCTAAGTCCTCAGTTAGAAAATATGATGCTATGAAAAATGTAAAAGGAAAAGACAATCGAGCAAGAGGTCTGATCCAATTTTATGGGGCAAATAGAACTGGTAGATATTCAGGCAGACTTATTCAAGTTCAAAACTTAAGGAGAAACAATCTAAAGGATTTAGAGCTTGCTAGGAGTCTTGTAAAAAATGGAAATTACGAAACTTTGGAAATTCTCTATGAATCCCCGTCTGATATTTTATCCCAATTAATAAGGACAGCCTTTATAGCAAAAGAAGGCACAAGGTTTATTATTTCAGACTTTTCAGCAATAGAGGCCCGTGTCCTTGCATGGCTTGCAGGAGAACAATGGGTACTAGATGCATTTGAAAATGGAGAAGACATTTATTGCAGAACAGCATCAAGAATGTTTGGAGTGCAAGTTGAAAAGCACGGAATAAATGGACATCTTAGACAAAAAGGAAAGATAGCGACTTTAGCCTGTGGTTATCAAGGGGCCTTAGGCGCTCTAAAAGCAATGGGTGGTATTGAGATGGGTTTATCAGAAGATGAACTTCAATCAATAGTTGATTCCTGGCGAGAGGCTAATCCAAATATAGTGTGTCTTTGGTGGGACATAGATTCAGTCGTAAAAAGAGTTGTAAAGACTAGAACTAAGGAAGAATATAAGAGCCTAGTTATCAGCTATGAAAAAGGCATCCTATTCATAGAACTACCCTCAAAAAGACGACTTGCTTATCCAAAGGCAAAAATCGGGATGAATCGATTTGGTGGAGAATCAATTGTCTATGAAGGAATTGTAGTAGGAAATAAATGGGACAAAATAGAATCCTATGGTGGTAAATTTGTAGAGAATATAGTTCAAGCAATAGCCAGAGATATTTTAGCAGAGGCTATGATGAGACTTGAGAAGAAAGGATTTAATATCGTCATGCATATCCATGACGAAGTTGTAATAGAAAGTGATTCATCTAGTATCGAGGAAGTAAATGAAATCATGTCCGTTGTTCCAGAATGGGCGGATGGACTTATCTTGGATGCAGATGGATTTGAAAGTGAATTTTATAAAAAAGATTAA
- a CDS encoding sigma-70 family RNA polymerase sigma factor: MKIRKTRSDERTTYVYRFADETKLELKPGEDGITEVDIKKLHALDDSEVYYNNKNLRPGRSKEEKAGIDAWKQEFISDFKKSHGYEPNEDMLKGEVEERFPRNYNLSLDFDNDGDIDPDKRLIATIKFKDMNEEFEWSEHMEDILSLLTDKQRLVIKLMYVDGYKQSEIADLMNISSAAVKKHLDKAKETIKNNF, translated from the coding sequence TTGAAAATTAGAAAGACTAGATCGGACGAAAGAACCACGTATGTTTATAGGTTTGCAGATGAAACAAAATTGGAATTAAAGCCAGGCGAAGATGGGATTACAGAAGTGGACATCAAAAAACTACATGCTTTAGATGATAGTGAAGTTTACTATAACAACAAGAATCTAAGACCTGGACGAAGTAAAGAAGAGAAAGCTGGAATAGATGCGTGGAAACAAGAATTTATAAGCGACTTTAAAAAGAGTCATGGATATGAACCTAATGAGGACATGTTAAAAGGAGAAGTGGAGGAAAGATTCCCAAGAAACTATAACTTATCTCTTGATTTCGATAACGATGGGGATATTGATCCAGATAAAAGATTAATAGCAACTATTAAATTCAAAGACATGAATGAAGAATTTGAATGGTCGGAGCATATGGAAGATATACTTTCTTTATTAACGGATAAACAGCGATTAGTAATCAAGTTGATGTATGTAGACGGATACAAGCAGTCAGAAATTGCAGATTTAATGAACATATCTTCAGCTGCGGTTAAGAAACATTTGGACAAGGCGAAGGAGACAATTAAAAATAATTTTTAA
- a CDS encoding phage/plasmid primase, P4 family: MKIYTSNLIGVESNCVYPNEVNAVDVRSFEKAASFDHVMAKYKNSYRSNDNFIESECVPMDIDNDHSENPDDWISANDLKRIFDGVKFAIVYSRNHRKEKNGKAARPRMHIYFPIPKVTNLAEYVGIKERLSETYTFFDGNALDGARFFFGVKNPAVEIIRGKKYITDILKDNFENFDNSQDLIQEGSRNSTMNHFAGRILIRYGNTDEARELFDKKASLCSPPLADEELEQIWRSACKFYKKVAASEDYIPPEEYTEGINLRPSEFSDIGQAEVFVREYQDRIRFSPSTGFLVYNDSYWEESELKAQGYSQDLVLKQIEEIDNELLKMDEDIKKSGIRDIMSSMSEKKAMEVFDKNQKSIYYKLTLLEAYKKYAVKRGDTRAIHATLKESKPMLEIDQRELDVDEFLLNTPSFTVDLKTGECREHKADDYITKETSVDPSNENMDIWLDALNTFFVNDKELIEYVQKVAGISLIGKVYIEALIIAYGDGRNGKSTFWNTISRVLNLYSGSISADILTVNSKRNAKPELAETRGKRLLIAAELQEGLRLNTSNVKQLCSTDEIVAEKKYRDPFKFIPSHTLVLYTNHLPKVGALDEGTWRRLIVIPFEAKIEGSSDIKNYTDYLVDKAGGAVLKWLIEGAKKAIDEDFKFSLPKKVADAINEYKESNNWFKHFLNECCEIDSSYEEKSGEVYQEYRAYCLRTGDYVRSTTDFYSALSSNGFMRRKTNQGIVINGLKLKSDFV, encoded by the coding sequence TTGAAAATATACACCTCAAATTTAATAGGAGTTGAGTCAAATTGTGTTTATCCAAATGAGGTCAATGCAGTAGATGTTAGGTCTTTTGAGAAAGCTGCGAGTTTTGACCATGTAATGGCTAAGTATAAAAATTCCTACAGGTCCAACGATAATTTTATAGAGTCAGAATGTGTTCCCATGGATATAGACAACGACCATTCAGAAAATCCAGATGATTGGATTTCAGCTAATGATTTAAAGAGAATATTTGACGGAGTTAAATTTGCCATAGTTTATAGCAGAAACCATAGAAAAGAAAAAAATGGAAAAGCTGCAAGACCAAGAATGCACATATATTTTCCAATTCCAAAGGTCACAAATTTAGCTGAATATGTAGGCATCAAAGAAAGATTGTCAGAGACTTATACTTTCTTTGATGGCAATGCCTTAGATGGAGCGAGGTTTTTCTTTGGAGTTAAGAATCCTGCTGTTGAAATAATTAGGGGGAAGAAATATATAACTGATATTTTAAAAGATAACTTTGAAAATTTTGATAACTCTCAAGACTTGATTCAGGAAGGCTCTAGAAATTCAACCATGAATCATTTTGCAGGTAGGATTCTAATTCGATATGGAAATACAGATGAGGCAAGAGAGTTATTCGATAAAAAAGCCAGCCTTTGTTCTCCACCATTAGCAGATGAGGAGTTAGAACAAATCTGGAGGTCAGCTTGTAAATTCTATAAAAAGGTAGCAGCAAGTGAAGATTATATACCACCTGAAGAATACACTGAAGGAATAAATTTGAGACCTTCTGAATTTTCAGACATAGGTCAAGCAGAAGTTTTTGTTAGAGAATACCAAGACAGAATTCGTTTTTCTCCTTCTACAGGTTTTCTTGTTTACAACGACTCTTACTGGGAGGAATCTGAACTAAAAGCACAAGGATACTCTCAAGATTTAGTTTTAAAACAAATAGAAGAAATAGACAATGAACTTTTGAAAATGGATGAAGACATTAAGAAATCAGGAATTAGGGATATTATGTCTTCTATGAGTGAGAAAAAGGCAATGGAGGTTTTTGATAAAAATCAAAAATCTATTTATTATAAATTAACTTTGCTTGAGGCATATAAGAAATATGCTGTAAAACGAGGAGACACCAGAGCCATCCATGCAACTTTAAAAGAATCAAAGCCAATGCTTGAAATAGACCAAAGAGAACTTGATGTGGATGAGTTTTTGTTAAACACTCCGTCATTTACAGTAGATTTGAAAACTGGAGAGTGTAGAGAGCATAAGGCAGATGACTATATAACCAAAGAAACCTCTGTAGATCCAAGTAATGAAAATATGGATATATGGCTTGATGCCTTGAATACCTTTTTTGTAAATGATAAAGAACTTATAGAATATGTGCAGAAAGTGGCTGGTATTTCTTTAATCGGAAAGGTCTATATTGAGGCTCTAATTATAGCTTATGGTGATGGAAGAAATGGCAAGTCCACATTTTGGAATACTATCTCAAGAGTTCTAAATCTTTACAGTGGGTCAATCTCTGCAGATATTCTTACAGTTAATTCTAAGCGAAATGCTAAACCAGAACTTGCTGAAACAAGAGGCAAAAGGCTTTTAATTGCAGCTGAACTTCAAGAAGGATTAAGGTTAAATACTTCAAACGTAAAACAGCTTTGTTCTACGGATGAAATTGTAGCAGAGAAAAAATATCGAGATCCGTTTAAGTTCATACCTTCTCATACCCTTGTCCTATATACTAACCACCTACCAAAGGTGGGTGCCTTAGATGAAGGAACCTGGAGAAGACTCATTGTAATTCCATTTGAGGCAAAGATAGAGGGCAGTAGTGATATTAAAAACTACACTGATTATTTAGTAGATAAGGCTGGGGGAGCAGTTCTCAAGTGGTTAATCGAGGGTGCTAAAAAGGCTATTGATGAAGATTTTAAATTCAGCCTACCTAAAAAAGTAGCAGATGCCATCAATGAATATAAGGAATCAAATAACTGGTTCAAGCATTTCTTAAATGAGTGTTGTGAGATTGATTCATCCTATGAAGAAAAGTCTGGAGAAGTCTATCAAGAATATAGAGCCTATTGTTTAAGAACTGGAGATTATGTAAGGTCTACAACAGATTTTTATTCTGCTCTTTCATCCAATGGATTTATGAGGAGAAAAACTAATCAAGGAATTGTGATTAATGGACTTAAATTAAAGTCAGATTTTGTGTAA
- a CDS encoding DUF2815 family protein, whose amino-acid sequence MSNMNKTKVITGEVRLSYANVWEPKSINGGKERYSVSVIIPKSDQKTIEKIEKAVDAAIDEGLSKFNGKKPNKKSIKLPLRDGDTEKDDEAYADAYFLNANSMTAPQIVDRNVEPILDRSEVYSGVYARVSLNFYAYNVNGNKGVAVGLGNIQKLRDGQPLGNRSNAADDFDAMDDDDEDFLA is encoded by the coding sequence ATGTCAAATATGAATAAAACAAAAGTAATTACAGGTGAAGTTAGATTAAGCTATGCAAATGTTTGGGAACCAAAGTCAATCAATGGTGGTAAAGAAAGATACTCAGTATCCGTCATTATTCCAAAGAGCGACCAAAAGACAATTGAGAAGATTGAAAAAGCAGTAGATGCTGCTATTGATGAAGGACTTTCTAAATTCAATGGAAAGAAGCCAAATAAAAAGTCAATCAAACTTCCATTAAGAGATGGTGACACAGAAAAAGATGATGAGGCTTATGCAGATGCATACTTCTTAAATGCCAACTCTATGACAGCACCTCAAATTGTGGATAGAAATGTAGAACCAATTCTTGATAGAAGTGAAGTTTACTCAGGAGTTTATGCGAGGGTATCTCTTAACTTCTACGCCTACAATGTAAATGGCAATAAAGGCGTAGCGGTTGGGCTAGGGAATATTCAAAAACTAAGAGATGGTCAACCTCTAGGAAATAGGTCTAATGCAGCAGATGACTTTGACGCCATGGACGATGATGACGAAGATTTCTTAGCATAG
- a CDS encoding DUF2800 domain-containing protein has protein sequence MSAHAILSASSSSRWIHCPPSVRLSQKYADEVSPYALEGTSAHALAEYKLKNLLGLNIKNPTDDLDFYDEEMDELTEGYASYVAEVISRYESPAVFVEERLDLSDYVKESFGTADCVVVGGKELHVIDLKYGQGVLVDAKDNSQLMLYGLGALTLFDGIYDIEKVVLHIYQPRRCNISTYEIKKIELYEWGESVREIAEKAYRGEGEFSCGEWCIFCKAKNKCRKRAEENLRLAQEEFTLPPELSDEEIEEILPKLDELEQWTKDIKAYALERAMKGHKWKDLKLVEGRSNRKYRDEDEVINKVKELGFNPFEEKLLGITAMTKLLGKKVFDENISDLLEKPKGKLTLVSIDDKREEVKIDNVKEEFGGK, from the coding sequence ATGAGTGCTCACGCAATATTGTCTGCCTCAAGTAGTTCACGTTGGATTCACTGCCCACCAAGCGTTAGGCTTTCTCAAAAATATGCAGATGAGGTTAGTCCTTATGCGCTTGAAGGCACATCGGCTCATGCCTTAGCAGAGTATAAACTAAAGAATTTATTAGGCTTGAATATCAAAAATCCTACTGATGACTTGGATTTTTATGATGAAGAAATGGATGAGCTAACTGAAGGATATGCCTCATACGTAGCAGAAGTTATAAGTAGATACGAAAGCCCAGCCGTCTTTGTGGAAGAAAGACTTGACCTATCAGACTATGTTAAAGAGTCATTTGGAACAGCTGACTGTGTAGTTGTTGGAGGAAAAGAACTTCATGTAATAGATCTAAAGTATGGTCAGGGAGTTTTAGTAGATGCTAAAGATAATTCACAACTCATGTTATACGGACTTGGTGCATTGACTCTCTTTGATGGAATTTATGATATCGAGAAAGTAGTACTTCACATCTATCAACCAAGAAGATGCAATATCTCAACTTATGAAATTAAAAAGATAGAACTTTATGAGTGGGGAGAATCCGTACGAGAGATAGCGGAGAAAGCATATAGAGGCGAAGGAGAATTCTCTTGTGGAGAATGGTGCATATTCTGTAAAGCTAAGAATAAATGTAGGAAGAGGGCAGAAGAGAATCTGAGACTAGCACAAGAAGAATTTACCCTACCACCAGAACTATCAGATGAAGAAATTGAAGAGATTCTACCAAAACTAGATGAACTGGAACAGTGGACCAAAGACATTAAGGCCTACGCTTTGGAAAGAGCGATGAAAGGTCATAAGTGGAAAGACCTAAAACTTGTCGAAGGTAGATCTAATAGAAAATACCGAGATGAAGATGAAGTTATTAACAAAGTAAAAGAACTGGGATTTAATCCCTTTGAAGAAAAGTTACTTGGCATCACAGCTATGACTAAGTTACTAGGTAAGAAAGTCTTTGATGAAAATATCAGCGACTTATTAGAAAAACCAAAAGGAAAGTTAACCTTAGTAAGCATTGATGACAAGCGAGAAGAAGTAAAAATTGACAATGTTAAAGAAGAATTTGGAGGTAAATAA
- a CDS encoding VRR-NUC domain-containing protein has protein sequence MLENEIEKALVDKVKLHEGLCLKFTSPSMTGIPDRIILLPKGKIGFVETKRPGGEPRPIQKKRIRQFKDLGFKVYVLDSKENIDEIMKRIGGD, from the coding sequence ATGTTAGAAAATGAAATAGAAAAAGCATTGGTAGATAAAGTGAAACTCCATGAAGGTCTTTGTCTTAAATTTACATCTCCATCAATGACGGGAATACCAGATAGGATAATACTTCTACCTAAAGGTAAAATCGGATTTGTTGAAACAAAAAGACCTGGAGGAGAACCAAGACCAATTCAGAAAAAGAGAATAAGGCAATTTAAAGATTTAGGTTTTAAGGTTTATGTTCTTGATTCAAAAGAAAACATTGATGAAATAATGAAGAGAATCGGAGGTGACTAA
- a CDS encoding Rha family transcriptional regulator codes for MKELIPKNDYGIFADHNDIARVDSRFVAEFFEKRHSHVIRDIQTITQPKSGLSEEFIELNFELSSYKDVTGRNLPCYLLTRDGFTILAMGYTGKKAMKFKELYIKKFNEMEEFIKTLVSARNEFPLLTENIRLLHDNPKAYHFSNECNMLNRIVLGKSAKEFRLENDIPKGKSIRPYLNQSQIEMIETLQKVDIGLLVAFPNYKDRKKHLEWYKQKLEVQNVLCERKNQ; via the coding sequence ATGAAGGAATTAATACCAAAGAACGATTATGGAATATTTGCAGATCACAATGATATTGCTAGAGTGGACAGTAGATTTGTAGCAGAATTTTTTGAAAAAAGGCACTCTCATGTTATAAGAGATATACAAACAATCACTCAACCCAAATCTGGGCTCAGTGAAGAATTTATTGAACTCAATTTTGAGCTCAGCAGTTATAAGGATGTAACTGGAAGAAATCTACCATGTTATTTATTAACTAGAGATGGATTTACTATTTTAGCTATGGGTTACACGGGCAAAAAAGCCATGAAATTTAAAGAGCTCTATATTAAGAAATTTAACGAGATGGAAGAATTCATAAAGACTCTAGTATCAGCTAGAAATGAGTTCCCTCTTTTAACTGAGAATATAAGATTGCTTCATGACAATCCAAAAGCTTATCACTTTAGTAATGAGTGTAACATGCTGAATCGTATCGTTTTAGGTAAGAGTGCAAAAGAATTTAGACTAGAAAATGATATACCAAAAGGAAAAAGTATAAGACCATATCTGAATCAATCACAAATAGAGATGATTGAAACCTTGCAAAAGGTAGATATTGGTTTATTAGTAGCATTTCCTAATTATAAAGATAGAAAGAAACACCTTGAATGGTACAAGCAAAAATTGGAGGTACAAAATGTTTTATGTGAAAGAAAAAATCAATGA
- a CDS encoding ImmA/IrrE family metallo-endopeptidase yields the protein MRYAPDYKISLEKSYELLEDAEISEIPIDLNKIIDCFSNEISVKTYSEYMNDANCSLQDVIDFFDSDLGACSYRHDTNKYIIYYNDVDKTDNWIRFTIAHELGHIFIGHHQMYGVDVLSRKGVGKHKYEELEKEANNFARNLLSPAPLAEQVVMFEKKKNPSTLSDLFSITVPAAEVRLQYISRDLRDFSNSMLSFFKNTFNPLSIYCPECGVEHEKGTDYCANCGSKSLAFGFKYKRLSDSNNSIKYSTCIICGHNNFNRHAKFCPICGVPIYNSCSDNKDHDVKLTDYYCSTCGSPTTMKDYIKEITEKRGERDMLYEDGVEFDESTMKVKICPKCGNEEFSDDALFCKICGTNLYNDCEGIHTQNFNGFDDIGEIHHNPSNARYCETCGAKTRFFIDGILCDHSEYNKDFTDDSNSGFDFPSDDQIPF from the coding sequence GTGAGGTATGCTCCAGATTACAAGATTTCCCTAGAGAAATCATATGAATTATTGGAAGATGCCGAAATCTCTGAAATTCCTATTGATTTAAATAAAATTATTGATTGCTTTAGCAATGAAATCAGTGTAAAAACTTACTCTGAATATATGAATGATGCTAACTGTTCTTTACAAGATGTGATTGATTTTTTCGATAGCGATTTAGGTGCCTGTAGTTATAGGCACGATACAAATAAGTATATTATTTATTATAATGACGTAGATAAAACTGATAACTGGATTAGATTTACCATAGCTCATGAACTAGGACATATTTTTATTGGTCATCACCAAATGTATGGTGTTGATGTTCTATCCAGAAAAGGTGTTGGTAAACACAAATACGAAGAACTTGAAAAAGAAGCAAATAATTTTGCTAGGAATCTATTATCACCTGCACCTCTTGCTGAACAAGTTGTTATGTTTGAAAAAAAGAAAAATCCTAGCACACTATCTGATTTATTTAGCATAACTGTCCCAGCTGCTGAGGTTAGATTACAATATATTTCAAGAGACTTAAGAGATTTTTCTAATTCTATGCTTTCTTTCTTTAAAAACACATTTAATCCTCTCAGTATATATTGCCCTGAATGTGGTGTTGAACACGAAAAAGGAACAGACTATTGTGCTAATTGTGGTTCTAAATCTTTAGCTTTTGGATTTAAATATAAGCGTTTATCTGATAGTAACAATTCTATTAAGTATAGTACTTGTATTATATGTGGTCATAACAACTTTAATCGTCATGCAAAATTTTGTCCTATATGTGGGGTTCCTATATATAACTCTTGTTCTGATAACAAGGATCATGATGTTAAATTAACTGATTATTACTGCTCAACATGTGGAAGTCCCACTACAATGAAAGATTATATTAAAGAGATTACAGAAAAAAGAGGTGAAAGAGATATGCTTTATGAAGATGGTGTAGAATTTGATGAATCAACAATGAAAGTAAAAATTTGTCCTAAATGTGGAAACGAAGAATTTAGTGATGATGCATTATTTTGCAAAATATGTGGAACGAACTTATATAATGATTGTGAAGGAATTCATACTCAGAATTTTAATGGCTTTGATGATATTGGTGAAATACATCATAACCCAAGTAATGCCAGATACTGCGAAACTTGTGGGGCTAAAACAAGATTTTTTATAGATGGAATCTTATGCGACCACAGTGAATACAATAAAGATTTTACTGATGATTCTAATTCAGGATTTGATTTTCCAAGTGATGATCAGATTCCTTTCTAA
- a CDS encoding DEAD/DEAH box helicase, translated as MEYTPHKYQNYATEFIKENKESALLLDMGLGKTVISLSAIKDLLFDSFEISKVLIIAPLRVARDTWKEEIEKWSHLDILEYSVAIGSEKERIKALEEQADIYLINRENVDWLINKSEIPFNYDMIVIDELSSFKSHRSKRFKALMKVRPKVKRIVGLTGTPSSNGLMDLWAEFRLLDMGERLGRFIGQYREIYFKPDKRNGPIIYSYKPLPFAEDAIYEKISDITVSMKAEDYLKMPKKINNEVFVNLSDKERDIYETLKKDLVVNIKDKDIDAVNAAALSNKLLQMASGSVYDEDKNMIHIHDRKLDALEDLIEGANGKPVLIAYWYKSDLKRIKDKFDVRELKTSEDFKEWNQGKIPVAIIHPASAGHGLNLQAGGSTLIWFSLTWSLELYEQTNARLYRQGQKETVVIHHILAKGTIDEDVMKALENKNKTQAALIDAVKANLK; from the coding sequence TTGGAATATACTCCACATAAATATCAAAATTATGCTACTGAATTTATAAAAGAAAATAAGGAATCTGCACTTCTACTGGACATGGGTCTCGGCAAGACGGTTATAAGCTTATCAGCTATAAAAGATTTACTCTTTGATTCTTTTGAAATTTCTAAAGTTTTAATCATAGCACCACTAAGAGTTGCCAGGGACACTTGGAAGGAAGAAATAGAAAAATGGTCTCACCTTGATATCTTAGAATATTCAGTAGCAATAGGAAGTGAAAAAGAAAGAATAAAAGCATTAGAAGAACAAGCAGATATTTATCTAATCAATAGAGAAAATGTAGACTGGCTAATAAATAAGAGTGAAATACCCTTTAACTACGACATGATCGTAATTGATGAACTATCATCCTTTAAATCTCATAGGTCAAAGAGGTTTAAAGCTTTGATGAAAGTTAGACCAAAGGTAAAAAGAATAGTTGGTCTTACTGGAACTCCATCATCTAACGGCCTAATGGATTTGTGGGCTGAGTTTAGGCTCCTTGATATGGGAGAGAGACTTGGAAGATTTATTGGTCAGTACAGGGAAATCTACTTCAAACCAGATAAGAGAAACGGACCAATCATTTATTCCTATAAGCCACTTCCTTTTGCTGAAGATGCAATCTATGAAAAGATATCAGATATCACAGTTTCTATGAAAGCTGAAGACTATCTAAAAATGCCAAAGAAGATAAACAATGAAGTTTTTGTAAATCTATCAGATAAAGAAAGAGATATCTACGAGACCTTAAAAAAAGACTTGGTTGTTAATATTAAGGATAAAGATATAGATGCAGTTAATGCTGCTGCACTTTCTAATAAGTTACTTCAAATGGCGTCAGGTTCTGTTTATGATGAAGATAAAAATATGATTCATATTCATGATAGAAAGCTTGATGCCTTGGAAGATTTAATAGAAGGCGCAAATGGTAAACCAGTATTAATAGCTTATTGGTACAAGTCAGATTTGAAAAGAATAAAAGATAAGTTTGATGTAAGAGAACTTAAGACAAGTGAGGACTTTAAAGAATGGAATCAAGGTAAGATTCCAGTTGCCATTATCCATCCAGCATCTGCTGGTCATGGACTTAACCTACAAGCGGGAGGTTCAACACTTATTTGGTTTTCTCTTACTTGGTCCTTAGAACTTTATGAACAAACCAATGCCAGACTTTATAGACAAGGACAGAAAGAAACAGTT
- a CDS encoding DUF4406 domain-containing protein, translating to MNKKLYNRSGYKDPTPYQAIKNTEKRYYPLVYICSPFSGDVKNNVIKARTYSRYALDRGNIPIAPHLLFPQFMSDESERRLAMHFNYVLLGKCEEIWVFGDNISPGMAEEIRVAEKRKMKIRYIKEVS from the coding sequence ATGAATAAAAAACTATACAATAGGAGTGGGTACAAGGATCCCACTCCTTATCAAGCAATTAAAAATACAGAGAAGAGATATTATCCCTTGGTATATATCTGCAGTCCATTTTCTGGAGATGTAAAAAATAATGTCATCAAGGCAAGAACTTATTCTCGCTATGCCTTGGATAGAGGAAATATACCAATAGCACCACATCTTTTATTTCCTCAGTTTATGAGTGATGAAAGTGAGAGAAGACTTGCAATGCATTTTAATTATGTCCTTCTTGGAAAATGCGAAGAAATCTGGGTCTTTGGTGACAACATAAGTCCTGGAATGGCTGAAGAAATAAGAGTTGCTGAGAAGAGAAAAATGAAGATTCGCTATATAAAGGAGGTATCCTAA
- a CDS encoding helix-turn-helix domain-containing protein, producing the protein MKDTLGKVISNRREELGISQRELAKKVKISNSTVSRIENDDKITPDNNTLKAISEVLQVDYNYLLALNKQIDDEPEIRIIQRAARNMDQGKKEEMLKVLKKHFEEEFGDANGDM; encoded by the coding sequence ATGAAAGATACTTTGGGAAAGGTTATATCCAATAGACGTGAAGAACTAGGAATCTCTCAGCGTGAATTGGCAAAAAAAGTAAAAATTAGTAATTCTACTGTTTCGAGAATTGAAAACGATGATAAAATAACTCCAGATAATAACACTCTTAAGGCTATATCTGAAGTTCTACAAGTCGACTATAACTATCTGCTTGCCTTAAATAAGCAAATAGATGATGAACCAGAAATTCGTATTATTCAAAGAGCAGCAAGAAACATGGATCAAGGAAAAAAAGAAGAGATGTTAAAGGTATTAAAGAAGCATTTTGAAGAAGAATTTGGCGATGCAAATGGAGATATGTAA